A genomic segment from Daphnia pulex isolate KAP4 chromosome 5, ASM2113471v1 encodes:
- the LOC124194644 gene encoding actin-histidine N-methyltransferase-like — MGKKSNGDPNLIRKGLTRGKREELKKLVDELLQKCSYSVTSQSKDLEIYSESWTLLEKIYEMEKSLERPTVKRSDALPPFLEWMTNHDVKMGPVELVELPLYGCCVRATKQVSTGELLFSIPQKLMLSNETADSSTIGHFINNDPILSQMPNVALAFHVLNELYDPKSFWKPYLDALPSSYDTVMYFTPDEITELKGSPAFDDALRMCRNIARQYSYFYSLLQKNVDPALSNLRANFTYNDYRWAVSTVMTRQNLIPSQEEISGNDKDQLPPVNALIPLWDFCNHQDGQFSTDFQLESRRTVCQAGRDFGPGEQVFIFYGTRTCAEQFIHNGFVDINNAHDALTLKVGLSKSDPLAGQRATLLCKLRILSDEKISGPIAFQLKAGPQPVDGKLLAFLRLFCMTKDSLDRWLQSDNASNLMHEECGIETEVDDKSWSFLKARCQLLLQLYPTTKEADLKMLEEDLSSHRRMCVLLRLAEKRILLSAIECAAQRIKK, encoded by the exons atggggaaaaaatctaaTGGTGACCCTAACCTTATTCGTAAAGGATTGACGCgagggaaaagagaagagttgAAGAAATTAGTCGATGAACTATTGCAGA aatGTTCTTACTCAGTAACATCACAGTCAAAAGATTTGGAAATCTACTCAGAATCCTGGACTCTTCTGGAGAAAATATATGAAATGGAGAAAAGCTTGGAGAGACCGACAGTCAAAAGAAGCGACGCCTTGCCACCTTTCTTGGAGTGGATGACTAATCATGATGTAAAGATGGGTCCAGTGGAATTAGTTGAACTTCCACTCTATGGCTGCTGCGTAAGAGCCACAAAACAAGTTAGCACTGGTGAATTGTTGTTCTCTATTCCTCAAAAACTGATGCTGTCCAATGAAACTGCCGACAGTTCCACTATAG GGCACTTTATCAACAATGATCCTATACTTAGCCAAATGCCAAATGTTGCTCTCGCCTTTCACGTATTAAATGAGCTGTACGACCCGAAATCGTTTTGGAAACCGTATCTTGACGCTTTACCTAGTTCTTATGACACGGTCATGTACTTCACTCCAGACGAGATCACCGAGTTGAAAGGATCTCCAGCTTTTG atgATGCCCTCAGGATGTGCCGCAACATTGCTCGTCAGTATTCTTATTTCTACTCTCTGCTCCAG aaaaacgtGGACCCCGCCTTGTCTAATCTTCGTGCAAACTTCACGTACAATGACTACAG ATGGGCCGTTTCGACGGTGATGACCAGACAGAACCTGATCCCCTCACAGGAAGAAATCTCAGGAAATGATAAGGACCAGCTGCCACCTGTCAACGCTTTGATTCCATTGTGGGACTTTTGCAACCACCAGGATGGACAG TTTTCGACGGATTTCCAACTGGAAAGTCGGCGAACGGTGTGTCAAGCTGGCCGGGATTTCGGTCCTGGAGAGCAGGTCTTCATCTTTTATGGAACTAGAACTTGCGCCGAGCAATTCATTCATAACGGCTTTGTCGACATCAATAATGCGCATGACGCGTTAACCCTCAAAGTGGGACTCAGCAAGAGCGACCCACTAGCCGGCCAGAGGGCAACTCTTTTGTGTAAACTCCGCATTCTGTCGG ACGAGAAGATTTCGGGTCCGATAGCGTTCCAATTAAAAGCTGGGCCGCAACCTGTCGACGGGAAACTCCTGGCGTTCTTACGGCTGTTTTGCATGACGAAAGATTCACTCG ATCGGTGGCTCCAGTCTGACAACGCGTCCAACTTGATGCACGAGGAATGTGGCATCGAAACAGAAGTGGATGACAAGTCGTGGTCTTTCCTGAAAGCCCGTTGCCAACTTCTCCTCCAGCTCTATCCAACCACAAAAGAG GCGGATTTGAAGATGCTGGAAGAGGATTTGAGCTCGCATCGTCGGATGTGTGTCCTCCTCCGTCTGGCGGAGAAACGAATTCTGCTCTCGGCCATTGAATGTGCTGCtcaaagaatcaaaaagtGA
- the LOC124194643 gene encoding uncharacterized protein LOC124194643 — MGIRPIVGSGQTAMGRAAAAMRYVIFWTVMMGVTGGQELLTTRNHDNLNAAEIRFDSRALHWMDFSKPEPSQQKHQQWLQPPMPVNSYNARRTAEQQWNAPAPNPSGQNPYGQNRPGYYDYQHQQNQQQLPNHSERNAGYQQSYRLLPPSDGAIQQWPQQPQHHQAIPPPRDGPSGSMSSQEWHREVAQPPRENTYHPAASSSSTETSDILSDGRSDEILEEEFYDSSELFDEEEVELDSTPSQHSTVAKPKSNDDISVPEREDEDETMEILSAFTSGLSNLPHRNEESGTGDKDKEQVNVKAPAASIQNTPTWKQLYPQLLAPATPPGKRVIVAEEHPSFKPKAIDNHRVSYGLTAASVYARIQPSLRHRNGTGGLRQRVVPRPYKRRPISVKSTTTVPLEKNTEPQQHAQDVDDVEEEEEEEEDLDLITEETETENEPPLEEMTDEEIEPEAIKPNEKESEIEIQSEKDQLTSREDVNINADTNQSEDIEEEEVEEKTHPTHQIKEPASTIENETLKPKTLSPPATNGPPDIKSLLRSAGPLSLSEILQQKGMSLADLLKGGTQIAPVIGGITTTSSPDAPAKNQVKVEHTTASTATPIVPNTSTTTTKPMTNAPIRPGTLPSVKPISLRELLAAKNVTLQEIIHPNLALSSTEKPSSVGGGPTLKPGVKMPIPFSAGRGKGLVGLVASTTTPSEGLPTEFSSKSTTSQPSKATNSKAVSELKPMIFGGGRPVEEDADDTTTASTTTTTARTTSRQMVIQSKRPYMAGANVGEYGSHLGRSFEEDDEDEDNNGTRSGSSNNMIGSYGMQRPIATSRLTPPPPRKNRPVLNFNYNTLLEEEEEDDTQTTTTPSPILTHFNEEELIENDPYFDLPVSVRNAIIVSSTIGGFCLVVFLVILLVFRIRQKTRIRLRHPAALLGLGGMTDMTASNGSDSSGITTPTSHAASKSGYAKLPRRSSSLWGTLRRSVRQMEVHYS, encoded by the exons ATGGGAATTAGGCCGATTGTCGGCTCCGGCCAGACTGCGATGGGCAGAGCGGCCGCAGCTATGAGATACGTCATCTTCTGGACAGTGATGATGGGGGTAACAGGAGGCCAAGAGCTCCTAACGACTAGGAACCACGACAACCTCAATGCGGCCGAAATCCGATTCGACTCTAGAGCCCTACACTGGATGGATTTTTCCAAGCCGGAACCCAGCCAACAG AAACATCAACAATGGCTTCAGCCCCCGATGCCCGTGAACAGCTACAACGCACGAAG gaCGGCGGAACAGCAGTGGAACGCTCCAGCACCGAATCCTTCCGGACAGAACCCTTATGGACAGAATCGGCCAGGATATTATGATTACCAACACCAACAAAATCAGCAGCAACTACCTAATCACTCGGAGCGAAATGCGGGATACCAGCAGTCCTATCGCCTACTGCCGCCGAGCGACGGAGCCATCCAGCAGTGGCCACAACAGCCTCAACATCATCAAGCGATTCCGCCACCCAGAGATGGGCCCAGTGGCTCAATGTCCAGTCAAGAGTGGCACCGAGAAGTGGCTCAGCCGCCCAGAGAAAATACCTATCACCCCGCGGCTTCGTCGTCATCAACCGAGACGAGCGACATCCTTTCCGATGGCCGATCCGACGAGATTCTCGAGGAAGAATTTTACGATAGTTCTGAATTATTCGACGAGGAAGAAGTAGAACTCGATTCAACGCCGTCCCAACATTCGACAGTGGCCAAACCTAAATCAAATGACGACATTTCAGTGCCCGAGAGGGAGGACGAAGATGAAACGATGGAAATTCTTAGCGCTTTCACGTCAGGTTTATCGAATTTGCCCCATCGCAACGAAGAAAGCGGCACAGGAGATAAAGATAAAGAGCAGGTGAACGTTAAAGCACCTGCAGCATCCATTCAGAACACGCCGACGTGGAAGCAGCTCTATCCGCAGCTACTGGCTCCAGCGACTCCGCCAGGTAAGCGGGTCATCGTAGCCGAGGAGCATCCGTCGTTCAAGCCCAAAGCGATCGACAATCATCGGGTTAGTTACGGGTTGACGGCTGCCTCGGTTTACGCAAGAATCCAGCCTTCCTTAAGGCATAGAAATGGAACCGGAGGACTGCGGCAACGCGTCGTCCCTCGACCTTATAAGCGGCGACCAATTTCAGTCAAGAGCACCACCACTGTGCCGCTGGAAAAGAACACTGAACCACAACAGCATGCGCAAGACGTTGATGacgtggaggaggaggaggaggaggaggaagactTGGATTTGATTACAGAAGAGACGGAAACAGAAAATGAGCCGCCATTAGAGGAAATGACAGACGAGGAAATCGAACCAGAGGCAATAAAACCAAACGAAAAAGAGTCGGAAATTGAGATACAAAGCGAGAAGGACCAGCTGACTTCACGGGAAGATGTCAATATAAATGCCGACACTAATCAATCAGAagacattgaagaagaagaggtggaGGAAAAAACGCATCCGACCCACCAGATCAAAGAACCAGCATCCACGATCGAAAACGAAACACTGAAACCCAAAACTTTGTCTCCTCCGGCGACCAATGGACCTCCTGACATCAAATCGCTTTTGCGCAGCGCTGGACCTTTGAGTTTGAGTGAAATCCTCCAGCAAAAGGGTATGAGTTTGGCCGATTTGTTAAAAGGTGGTACCCAAATAGCTCCCGTTATTGGCGGCATCACTACAACTTCTTCTCCTGACGCCCCTGCAAAAAATCAGGTGAAAGTAGAGCACACTACTGCGTCTACTGCGACCCCGATTGTTCCCAATACTTCGACCACCACTACAAAACCGATGACTAATGCGCCAATCCGTCCAGGCACGCTGCCTTCGGTTAAACCCATTAGTTTGCGAGAATTGCTAGCAGCTAAAAATGTCACTTTGCAAGAAATCATCCATCCCAATCTGGCCCTTTCTAGCACCGAAAAACCCTCCAGTGTTGGCGGAGGACCAACGCTGAAACCGGGAGTCAAAATGCCTATTCCTTTTTCAGCTGGAAGGGGTAAAGGACTGGTGGGCCTTGTGGCTTCGACGACGACACCTTCCGAGGGGCTTCCAACAGAATTCAGTTCAAAAAGCACCACTTCACAGCCGAGCAAAGCGACGAATTCAAAAGCGGTGAGTGAATTGAAACCGATGATTTTTGGAGGAGGACGACCGGTAGAAGAGGATGCTGACGATACAACAACagcttcaacaacaacaacaacggcaagGACGACATCACGACAGATGGTGATCCAGTCCAAGAGACCTTACATGGCCGGAGCAAATGTAGGAGAGTACGGGTCTCATTTGGGCAGATCGTtcgaagaagatgacgaagatgaagataaTAACGGCACACGTTCAGGTTCTTCCAACAATATGATTGGAAGCTACGGGATGCAACGACCCATAGCCACGTCACGACTGACACCCCCTCCACCTCGTAAAAATCGACCAGTGCTCAATTTCAATTACAATACTCTattggaagaagaggaagaagacgacaCGCAAACGACAACAACCCCTTCACCAATTCTAACCCATTTCAACGAGGAGGAACTCATCGAAAACGATCCGTATTTCGACCTTCCGGTAAGCGTTCGCAACGCCATCATCGTCAGTTCAACAATTGGAGGCTTCTGTTTGGTCGTCTTTCTCGTCATTTTGCTCGTCTTCCGGATACGACAGAAGACACGCATTCGACTTCGCCACCCGGCCGCTTTACTGGGATTGGGAGGAATGACAGATATGACCGCATCCAACGGAAGCGACAGCAGCGGAATAACGACGCCAACATCCCATGCGGCTAGTAAAAGCGGCTACGCCAAACTGCCGCGACGTAGCAGTTCCCTATGGGGGACCCTTCGCCGATCGGTAAGACAGATGGAAGTCCATTACTCATAg